The following coding sequences are from one Eucalyptus grandis isolate ANBG69807.140 chromosome 11, ASM1654582v1, whole genome shotgun sequence window:
- the LOC104426081 gene encoding rhamnogalacturonan I rhamnosyltransferase 1, translating into MCRVDRSDVKSNLREPKRRVSWEMGLKVFGEGRVEKLRNTVLPHSSRSRMKVWMIRATTTVLLWTCVVQLTALGETWGPRVLLGLPSCLSQESAVLDDKASAVPVRVLPPKRVYKNNGYLMISCNGGLNQMRAAICDMVAIARHLNVTLIVPELDKTSFWADPSDFHDIFDIDHFITSLRDEVRILKELPPRLKMRVDRGLAFQMPPISWSDISYYQHQILPLIQKYKVVKLNRTDARLANNGQPLDLQKLRCRVNFSALRFTSQIEELGRRVIQLLRKNGPFLVLHLRYEMDMLAFSGCTQGCSDAETDELTRMRYAYPWWKEKRIDSIQKRKDGLCPLTPEETALTLRAMGIDRNIQIYIAAGEIYGGERRMASLAEAYPRLVRKETLLESSDLRFFQNHSSQMAALDYLVSLESDIFVPTYDGNMAKVVEGHRRYLGFKKTILLDRRLLVGLIDQYNAGALSWDEFSSIVKEAHANRMGNPVKRLVIPDRPKEEDYFYSNPYECLQPSDDPLSSV; encoded by the exons ATGTGCAGAGTGGACAGGAGTGACGTCAAGAGCAATTTGAGGGAACCGAAGAGGAGAGTGAGCTGGGAGATGGGGTTGAAGGTGTTCGGGGAGGGCCGGGTGGAGAAGCTGCGGAACACGGTGTTGCCGCACTCCTCGCGGTCGCGGATGAAGGTGTGGATGATACGCGCCACCACCACGGTGCTGCTGTGGACGTGCGTGGTGCAATTGACGGCCTTGGGAGAGACGTGGGGACCGAGAGTGTTGCTGGGTTTGCCTTCTTGCCTGTCCCAAGAATCTGCGGTCTTGGACGACAAGGCTTCCGCGGTTCCTGTCAGGGTACTGCCGCCCAAGC GGGTTTACAAGAATAATGGTTACTTGATGATATCATGCAACGGAGGACTTAATCAAATGAGAGCAGCA ATTTGTGACATGGTCGCCATTGCAAGGCATTTAAATGTTACACTTATAGTGCCTGAGCTGGATAAGACATCCTTTTGGGCTGATCCCAG TGACTTCCATGACATATTTGATATCGatcattttattacttctttgaGAGATGAGGTTCGGATTTTGAAAGAGTTGCCTCCTAGGCTCAAGATGAGAGTGGATCGAGGATTGGCCTTTCAAATGCCACCAATTAGTTGGTCAGATATTTCCTATTATCAGCACCAG ATTCTTCCATTGATACAGAAATACAAAGTTGTAAAGTTGAACAGAACTGATGCTCGACTTGCTAACAATGGCCAGCCGTTAGACCTTCAGAAGCTACGATGCAGAGTGAACTTCAGTGCCCTCAGATTCACCTCTCAGATTGAAGAGTTGGGGAGGAGGGTTATCCAACTTCTCAGGAAAAATGGTCCTTTCCTAGTGCTGCATCTCAGATATGAGATGGACATGTTGGCATTTTCAGGCTGTACACAAGGTTGCAGTGATGCCGAAACAGACGAATTGACGAGGATGAG ATATGCTTATCCCtggtggaaagaaaaaagaatagattcTATCCAGAAAAGGAAAGATGGTTTATGTCCATTAACTCCTGAAGAAACTGCTCTCACTCTGAGGGCCATGGGAATTGACCGAAATATCCAAATCTATATCGCAGCGGGTGAAATATATGGTGGCGAAAGAAGAATGGCAAGTCTCGCTGAGGCTTACCCTAGATTG GTCAGAAAAGAGACACTGCTGGAATCCtcagatttaagattttttcaaaatcattcttcTCAAATGGCCGCCCTAGATTATCTGGTTTCATTGGAAAGTGATATTTTTGTTCCCACCTATGACGGAAACATGGCTAAGGTGGTAGAAGGACATCGCAG ATATCTTGGGTTCAAAAAAACAATTCTGTTGGACAGAAGGCTTTTGGTGGGGTTGATAGACCAGTATAACGCTGGAGCACTGAGCTGGGATGAGTTCTCATCTATAGTTAAGGAAGCTCATGCAAATCGAATGGGGAATCCGGTGAAGCGGTTGGTCATCCCAGACAGGCCAAAAGAAGAGGATTATTTCTATTCCAACCCTTATGAATGTTTGCAGCCATCAGACGATCCCTTGAGCAGTGTATGA